tgttttacttACAAATCCTAATCGATGAAACTTGTCCTTTTTCCCTGATCAGGGATTTGCATGCTTGCCTGCTGGAATCTGCATGTCAACAATGGGGCGTAATGTTTCATATGAGCAAGCTGTTGCTTGGAAAGTGCTATCTGCAGAAGAGAACGCTGTTCATTGCATTGCTTTCTCTTTTGTAAACTGGTCTTTTTTGTGAACTCCACAGTTCATTTATCCAACTATGCAGTCGAATACGAGAACAACGGTATGGTAGagatttttgaaaatgaaaagagaagtTTTATAGTAAATATTTAAACCCAGCTGCAGGTTTTTGCCTTGGccatgtaaataaatttaccTTTTCCTTTCCGATATCACTGGAGCTTTTCTTGCAGTTTCCAGGAATGTCTTAAAGATGTCATTTCAATGTTTTGCTACTTATTACCTCCACATTGGCACTGTTTGTGGGGGTAAAACCTCGAAATTGCACTGCTGGTAGTCTGGTACTCGATTGGACTTTTCTTTGCTATCAACATTGGATTTCCGAGGGCTTTAAATGCTAGTTGTGCAGCTTCTGCTACTGAACCTTGGTGCATTTTTTAAAGTCTGTTCACACTCAGTCTTCTTGGCTCTCGTGGGATTCTATCCAAGATTCATGTTTGTTTTATCCACTAGCTCATTAAATGTAGGTCTTTGACTTTTGCGTGTGTATTCGCGCCTAGccattttaccttttttttttcgagaAAAATTTTTTACAGTTTAGGATTGTTGCTGTTCCAAAATGTGAATATATAgtctattttgttttaaaaatatttttaaaaaacttaatttgttttatcttaaattaattttttttgatattgttaaattattttaatgggttaatgttaaaaataattttaaaaaaataataataaaaaatattattttaatatatttataaatgaaaaatactttgaaaagtaatcgcAATTACATTTGCAAACACGATTTAAGATGGAAAAATATCATGGTGTATATGATATTGTAATAGgaattgtttttataagtattttttatttaaaaaaaatgtattaaaataatattttttatttttaaaaattatttttaatattaatatattaaaataatttgaaattatataaaaaaaatttaattttaaaacccaggaaattttctgtttttaaattataaattttttatatactatgttttgaaattatgataGCCAACAAATTGGTTAAAAAGTTACATAGCCAAATCACCTCAACCAATGAATGAAATGCCTAAAAAAGACTACCAGCCAaatgtcttgtttttttaatatattttaacataaaaacttGAAGAGGCTCTTCTAAGATTTTATGGTGAATTTTTGTGgcttgtaaataaattttataataaaaatttcatattgAATTTTGGGTGAATTGTATAATAACTCCAATTTTGTCAAAGATCAAACATACATTGTTTTTTCTACCGATTGTTAGCTACGATCTTTGATTGTTTCCTAAACACAACACATTGTTTAACGTAATTCGATAATTTGCACGCATCCATAGAGCTGTTGATttcattagcaaaaaaaaaaaaaaaacactctaccCAACTCAAACTTCTTTCACACTCATAGCTCTCttactctctttttctttgtgcGTTTTCAGCTCTCATGACCCTTTTATTTATAGCTAAAATGGGGAACAAACCTCCTCATTTCAGTCAATAATGGCAGCCATGCTTGTCACCATTCACGACATTTAGGTCACTTAACTGCCTGCAATCTCAATCTTGACCTTCACCATGCAGCCATATTAGACATGGCTGGTTTATACCATTTGTGTCCACACACAACAAGCACCACCTTCAGGTTTTTACATGAAGTTTGTGAGCTTCCCACTCGTGGGATGTGTCATTACACGTATCTCCTCGCGAATGTCTACACCAAAGTCATCCAATCAATTCCATTTCCTAAATAAGCAAATATACAGCACCCCATATATTTACGTTGCGTTCCAATTTACAACAAAATCGCATGCAAAGAGAAATGCATCCATCCTTCTTTCAAGACACACATGCAACAAACATTAAACAAGACTCTCTTGTATTTCAGTTGGTACCACAACATGGCCAGTGTTgtcagttaattttttaattcataaaagttgttttttcttcatcgTGATGCCAGTGACCAAAAGTTCAAGAGAAAAGATGGCAATGCAGAGAAACAGCTGATGAATGCCATGGCTGTAGCCGTTTCGAACTGCAAACAATGGTTATCATCACAGCTGTCGAGATCATTGTCGATAAGGACTGTGATGCCAGCAGAAGCACAAGCTGCAGCAAATGTGAACGTGGAAGCTATCTGCATGGAAATGACACAAAATTGAGAATATAATTTACATGTAAATAGAATAACTTGCAAGATGGCATGGCGACGATAACTGAAGTGAAGTCgagaaggataaaaaatgaacaTGATGTACAAGTAACCAACAGCATCGTTTTAGTGGGAGGGAGTATTACTGCAACCCTTCTGTTCTCCAGTTCAATGTTTCATTTTTGGAATGATCATCATGAACACATTTCACAAAAGGAAACCTGATGAAAATGTCTGATAAAACTTATGAGACGTATCCCAACACAACTAAAAGTCAAAGGCCATAAAATATGGTGTTCATGCTCTCTGTACAGgattgatgatattttcaacAATCCTAGAGTAGCATGCACCCAAAAGCTTTGAGCAGACACCATAACGACTATAGTTACAGCACTTGAACTTGAGAGATATTATAATGAACAATATCTTCTTCCCATTTCACAAGGAGGGATTAGTCAAGAATATTTAGTCCAAGTAAATTCAAATATGATTCCATTCTGCATTCCAGGATGAAATGATTTGCTGAATTTTTCCTCTTATTATGACCCAATGCAGACTCCGCTTCTTAATGCTAATACATTAGACTGGTGATATAATGAAAATGTTAGTTTACATAGAAAAGGCAAGCAATGGTAACTGTAGCTTAAGCTCATACAAGCTGAAAATcaaagggaaaaagaagaaggaaaaaaagggggTGGTAGAgaaaataatcaacaaatacAGAATTGGATGGATGAATAGAAAAGGAAAGCCTTCAAATCTATAAGTGAAAAACCAAATAGTTCAAATTACTTCCTGGATACCAAATCTTATGAATGCAGAACACTGGCCACGGGCACAAGCACAATGCCTATATCCTTGGGAGTAGTATATTGCTGAGATAAGACTTGCAATCATATATTTCTTTAGGAGGGTAAAGATATGTGCTCCCAACAACACAGGAGAACAAGGATGGCCCAGACGTAGACTGTTAAGATTCGGTTTTGCATTAAAGACATTGTCATCTTACCCCATCACCAACAGCAAAAGAGATGACAATCCTGTAATTCTGCAATGAGCGCATCACCAGAAGGGCATAAATATCAACAATAGCCAAGCAAAGGCTCCACAAGCACTGCAAGCTAGCGGCCGCAACTAGGTAGCTGATATCGCagatcagaaaagaaaagaaaagaattgatgttatcaaaaaattaagatgatggTTCGCCTAAAAATTTGACATTCCATCATATTAGTGATAGTGTAGCAAAATTCAGCAGCATGATTGCACAGAGAAGACATTCAAAGCACAACCAATTCAGTCCTTGGGCTAAAACAACTCGTTCATCAACAATGAAATCTTATCAATAGTTTATCCAGAACATGTCAAACAGACTTGCTTAGTATTTCCAAACTGctgatcacattgaaatacaGACAAGGAAAGCTAATGCAAAACAAGGAAGGATACTCTAAATCATAAGCTCTTTAGAGAGGTATGCCTCTTTATGAAGTACCAATGCAACTACCCTGCATAAATTTCAACGACCCatacaaatcaatcaaaatgctaaaaacaacatgcataaattttatcttcttctttttttctagcaTCATAATTAGTTGTAATTACTTGCTACGGCATTTGAAACATTCACCTTCCCTGCTTTAACATAGCAGCAGCAACGGAATACTAAACTTAGGGTTTTGAATCTGAACTATTCCTATAATTCTCTTAAATAAACATGAAAGCAGAATCAAGCAATTGATaggaaagaataagaagaaggcAAGCAATTTAATTACGTAAATGCAGTGACAGAAGCGAAGTCACTGGTGGAGGCCATGACAGAAAGAGCCGTAACAGCAAATACAAACTGAGAGAGACGCAAAGCAAGGCCGCCTTTGGTGCCTGGCATCCCTTGTATGTCTTTCATCCGCACTCCCGGCGCGTTATTGTTTCCGCCATCCGTCGTCGTCGGATCTTCCACCGGATGTATCGATGCATGGCTCACACTCATCTCTGCtgctcctcctccaccaccaccaccaccacctacTTGTTTAATTCATTGCATTAATAATAGTAGAAATCTGTATCAACAACTGCTAGTTGTTAAATCTTACTAGTTCTAttgttattaataatagtaatagttagCATCAACACacagaaaacaaagcaaaagaatCTCCTATCTTCAATTCTAAATCCGATTACTATTTCTGagaatttcttttgtttttatgacaAAAGTCAAATATTTCTTTCATCTCTCCCCTCCCATATAATTTGGTGATTCtaccaaaaaaaccaagtaatttttatgaattattaattaataaactaaaacaactaaaaagttTTCTTGTAGCTCGTTTACTTTACTTCAACATTACATTACAagttaaagttaaaattaaaattaaaaaaaaaaaaaaaaattgctggcGAATTCAATGTTTCTTCTATTGGATGTGGAGAGAAATTCATTGTACATTCGCACAGCACTAAGCTtgccttctcttctcttctaggTTTTAGTTTGATTGGTAGATGCGGCCCCGTTTCATTCTTATGTTGTGCCAATTGGAGGCAGCAGGCATCGTTATGCATCTAATTCACTTCATCTTTGGGTTGTCTTATTCGTCCTGGGAGAGTAATTGGATGTGAGTGGGATTTGATGGTTGGTTGGTTTTGGACATCCATGCTTAATTATCAATTCTTTGATCTCGTCATGTACTACTGTAGCAAAGTTGGCGTGCATACCTAGATGGTTCTGtctttgtttttatctatgTAAGCGGAGGCTTAAATAtagtaacaaataaaaaaaaaatacaagaattttaatgagaaaaaaaactataaatatgaatttcaaattagcaagttttatttttcttgaataataatttttatttttgttagaagGTTTACAAATCTATAAATACACTCGAAACTCTAtttcaactagaaaacaaaataaaattctggaattataaagaaaaaaaacatgaaatttaaaaataataagaaaaataacaaaaattatcaaaaccaaGACCCCAAAATgagattttcaaaatctaaacATCCAACCATTGGAATAGGGATTTCATAGCTACTCTAAAAAAATTAgtctccggaaactcctgtaaagaTTTGGATTGTTATTGAGTTTAAACGTGTCCCAATGATCCACAAATGTATCTGCTAGGCTATCTATATAATATGTTCAAGACAGATTCTTATCTAGTTGTGACAGACTCACACATAATTATTCAGAATCACATCTTATCACAAGCCAACTCCATCACATTTGTTatgattcaattttattttatttgttttcataagTAGAAAATTAGGGTTATGGGTTGCCGAGAATGTTTCTGGAATTGTGACATGCTTAAAAAGGTTGAAGGGAGGGGCGTTCATGATTGGATTGGGTGATTGTTTGGTGTCCAAGAGTAGGCAAAGTAATCCTGCGGGGATGGTGGGTTGATTGTTAGAGATTTTGTCCGGAGGACTATGATTTTGTCATGGCACGATTTTCCTACCATGTTCCCTTTTTGCACCTTCATTCTTTTTAACTTTGCTTTCCAACTTGTTTGGTTATTCTCTGTTTTGTTCGATTTCTGACGCAAGACTTGTTTTTCTCAACGTCTTTTACCTGGGGTTGATTGTCCTAATGGTTTGTCGCTCCTCCTTTTTTGCCCTTTAGTTTTTATCCTCTGGtttctttttgtgtgtttgtCTTTAAAATTGGATTCTAACCTTTTCCATTAATCCTTTTACCTTGGCATTTACGTCTCCTTGTAGCTGTTATTGCTTGCTTCTCTCACTCCACTCTTTTACTCAATGCTATTTCCTGCTGGTACTATTCGATTGCCTCCTCCACCGTTGCTGCTTTTGTTGCTACTATGCTTGGTGagcataaatataaataaacttatttaaaagtgcggttgtgtttattttttaaaatatttttcgtgtTGAAATACaccaaaatgatattttttttatttttaaaaaattatttttgatattagtgtatcaaaacgattcaaaacacaaaataattaatttttagcaaaaaaaattgaatttttggggaaggcggtgcaaaccgcgttcccaaacagtaattttaacttttgcttttatattcttccaatttcactattagaaaattgataaatacaaacggaaataccgagggaatatttccgtcggtaaatttccaagggattttaccgacagaaatattccctcggtatataccgagggaattactgcgggaaaaaaaattaaaacaaagcaaaaaaaatgataacttttcaatccgtcagtgattttgtccgtaaagaacaacaattaaaaatgcaattggaaagtgaacagttctggagctctctggaaaattccatcggtaattccgtcggtaaattttgttggtaaaatgtgaacactgttcatcatgtcaattgcactgttaattgttgttctttacggacaaaatcaccgacggattgaaaagtcgtcggtgttatttggcggttttatgaaaaaattcaattaatttaaaattttcatttaaatattacagacggaatcaccgacggattgaaaaatcgtcggtaattttttggcggtttctgaaaactttttacgaaattaaaaatttaaattaaatatttccgatggaattaccgagggatataccgacgaaatgaagcggataaatttatttttttattaccaacggatttaccgacggacaaaaaattaccgacgaaagattcaccgacagaGCATTTCCGTctgtgattccatcggtaaatttattaccgacggaatatgtgtcttacgccgacggaaaaattccgtcggtaaaactgttaaatcttgtagtgtttttttaagtttcgttttattttgaatattttttttgtttggttttgtttgtttctttaatttgccATGCTTTTGAACCACGCTTCATGCTATGCAATAGTGTTTTACGTGTGTTTAAGTTTCAAATACCAAGCCTTTaaatcttaaatgttttgtttgtTCATCATTGTTGACATATGCTAGTTGTTGTTTTCAAGTTTTAGAACCGCTTCAAGTTGTTAaaaccacaataaaaaaaaatgcacatttttttctttctttttttagttcttcCCTATTCTTCCCCCCTTTTGAGACCTTCATTTGATTTGCTTAATGAAATGTTCCCTCTTTCCAtcgatttttaattatttttgccCGGCCCGGCCAGGGCCCTACTCTCTTCCAAAAAGAGAACTCCATCTCGACCTATACGGGATGTCGGACCAGAATCCGCCTCTTCTCTAGTTGGTTGAGAAGTACTCTTCTATGGTAGGGAAACCGTTTGCAAGGGAAGAGTCAGCAAGAGCAGCCCAGAGATGAGAGGAAGAGGCATGGTATCCACTGGTTTCAGTAGTAGGAGTTGCCCATTGTTCGCCGAAGTCGTatataggggtgagcaaaaaaactaaaaaatcaagaaaaccaagaaaaccggaaaaaaaaattaatcaaaaaaaccaaaccgtgaaaaaaaccgattaaaccgattaaaattttgaaaaaaccggccggttcgatttggtttggtttcagttttattagcctaaaaccgaaaaaaccaaaccgaacctaaactggaaaaaaactgagccaaaccggtttcggctttttttataaaaaattcggtttagttatttttttggataaaaaccgaaccgaaccgaaaataatcacccctatatatatatatatatatatatatatatatatatatatatatgaggtgTGTGTTGCACATGCTTATCGACGCATGCGTTCATGGCTTTTTAGCGATACTTGGTAAGGACTTTTTGAAAGGTTTCATTTGAGAGGAAAACAAGCCAAATCCCTCCTTTAGTTTGTGTCTTATTTGTTTGTAGTTGCTTGTTGATGCTACTATGCAATTCATTAAAAAGCCAAAATGTTGCTAAGCTTTTTGTTTGGATTATCGTCTATATATGACACTTTTGAGTTCATGATCATGAACTTAACAAGTGATTCTTTCTCTCGTAGATAActctttcctttcccttttcaaTCACTTGCTTTTAACACTATTTGTAGTACCCCCCCAccctccttctcttttctttttcctttctagCCTTGATTTATCTCTCCCCCTCTTCCTCTCCATTTCAAAACTCACACATCATACATTCCCTTCTTCTCTCGCCTTCTCCCTCTTTTCACTTCACTTCACTCTCACTACGTACCCCTCTCTATAAGGTAATGCTCTACTCATGGTTAATAGTACTATTACTATATTTGGGCTGCTTGGTTTTGCTTTGTTTACGAGAAATCAAGCACTTCTTTTAGGTTTTCAAACTGTTTTTGAAAGTTAAATTCAAGTGTTGACAGGAATATATTCTGTGGGCTACttggcttttcttttctttgggaGAAATTCAGcattgttttgggttttggacAAGAATTCATTTTTGGTGGTTTTGAGCTTAATTAGTTGTTATATTTCTCAAATTGGGTTTTAAATTGTTTCACAAACGTGAATTTCAAGTGTCGAAATGGTTTGTTTCACTGGAGGGTAAATTACTTGATTTAGATGAATGGCAAccttgtttggttgctgaga
The DNA window shown above is from Populus trichocarpa isolate Nisqually-1 chromosome 4, P.trichocarpa_v4.1, whole genome shotgun sequence and carries:
- the LOC18098200 gene encoding CASP-like protein 5A2 encodes the protein MSVSHASIHPVEDPTTTDGGNNNAPGVRMKDIQGMPGTKGGLALRLSQFVFAVTALSVMASTSDFASVTAFTYLVAAASLQCLWSLCLAIVDIYALLVMRSLQNYRIVISFAVGDGIASTFTFAAACASAGITVLIDNDLDSCDDNHCLQFETATAMAFISCFSALPSFLLNFWSLASR